A single Nocardioides bizhenqiangii DNA region contains:
- the alr gene encoding alanine racemase, with protein MSDQPADLVDGPLAEIVVDLAAIRNNVRVLRGLVGVPLIAVVKADGYGHGMVEAAHAAREGGAEWIAVATVDEALRLRAAGYGGPLLCWLMLPGTNLERPVAEGIDVTAYTGAELDAIAAAAEAAGRRARVQLKVDTGLNRGGAPRATWADLFARAREGERDGSWKVTGLWSHFACSDEPAHPANDRQEQAFRAAVALAEDGGLRPELLHLANSAGAVLRPSSRFDAVRCGISIYGLDPAPGSTPDLGLVPAMTVRTRLGLVKDLVPGDGVSYGHRWVADRPTTVGLVPLGYGDGVPRHAFRPGGPGNPDNTAEVAVGGKRRPIRGSVCMDQFMVDLGGDPAAAGDEVVLFGAGPDVPTAQDWAEACGTISYEIVTRIGGRMTRTYVDSEERRS; from the coding sequence ATGTCCGACCAGCCGGCCGATCTCGTGGACGGTCCGCTCGCCGAGATCGTCGTCGACCTGGCGGCGATCCGGAACAACGTGCGCGTGCTCCGCGGCCTGGTCGGCGTGCCGCTGATCGCGGTGGTCAAGGCCGACGGCTACGGCCACGGCATGGTCGAGGCCGCGCACGCGGCCCGCGAAGGCGGGGCGGAGTGGATCGCGGTCGCGACGGTCGACGAGGCGCTCCGGCTCCGTGCGGCCGGCTACGGCGGCCCGCTGCTCTGCTGGCTGATGCTGCCCGGCACGAACCTCGAGCGGCCCGTTGCCGAGGGGATCGACGTGACGGCGTACACCGGCGCCGAGCTCGACGCCATCGCCGCCGCAGCGGAGGCCGCCGGACGGCGCGCCCGGGTGCAGCTCAAGGTCGACACCGGCCTCAACCGCGGCGGAGCGCCGCGCGCGACCTGGGCCGACCTCTTCGCCCGCGCCCGCGAAGGGGAGCGCGACGGCAGCTGGAAGGTCACCGGCCTCTGGTCGCACTTCGCCTGCAGCGACGAGCCCGCCCACCCCGCGAACGACCGGCAGGAGCAGGCGTTCCGCGCCGCCGTGGCGCTCGCGGAGGACGGCGGCCTGAGGCCCGAGCTGTTGCACCTCGCCAACTCCGCTGGTGCCGTGCTGCGGCCGTCGTCGCGCTTCGACGCGGTCCGGTGCGGAATCTCGATCTACGGGCTTGACCCAGCGCCGGGCAGCACGCCCGACCTGGGCCTGGTGCCGGCGATGACCGTGCGCACCAGGCTGGGCCTGGTCAAGGATCTCGTTCCGGGGGACGGCGTCTCCTACGGCCACCGGTGGGTTGCCGACCGGCCGACGACGGTCGGCCTGGTGCCGCTGGGGTACGGCGACGGCGTCCCGCGCCACGCGTTCCGACCCGGCGGCCCCGGCAACCCCGACAACACCGCCGAGGTCGCCGTGGGCGGCAAGCGGCGCCCGATCCGGGGGTCGGTGTGCATGGACCAGTTCATGGTCGACCTCGGTGGCGACCCGGCCGCGGCCGGCGACGAGGTCGTGCTGTTCGGAGCGGGGCCCGACGTGCCGACCGCCCAGGACTGGGCCGAGGCGTGCGGCACCATCAGCTACGAGATCGTGACGAGGATCGGAGGCCGGATGACCCGGACGTACGTCGACAGCGAGGAGCGTCGATCGTGA
- a CDS encoding bifunctional ADP-dependent NAD(P)H-hydrate dehydratase/NAD(P)H-hydrate epimerase, with the protein MIRAHTVEQVRAAEETLLAELPEGALMQRAAHGLAHAVLDLLGGGYGGRVLLLVGSGDNGGDALYAGAVLARRGAYVEAWLLAEKVHPGGADALKRAGGTLRRLDTPSPSGSGYSTSGSARWSSRERAQRATGSRPRSFDVVVDGIVGIGGRPPLRADAAAALEQVAGIPMVAVDTPSGVDVDSGELAGPHVSADVTVTFGTHKVAHLVDPAALHSGVVHLVDIGLDLPAPALEALQPDDVAALLPSPDPHAHKYTRGVVGVRAGSSTYPGAALLSVAGADCGLAGMVRYVGDPAVQELVRAAHPEVVGDGRVQAWVVGSGADDGAKDSLRTALTDDLPLVVDADALAFADLVTGLPAVLTPHAGELAGMLGVDRADVEARPLHHVREAAELYRTTVLLKGRHSLVAEPGRPVRVTTTGTPWLATAGAGDVLGGVIGALLATGLTPYDAASVGSWLHGAAATYASQGGPIVAGDVARALPVVVASLTR; encoded by the coding sequence ATGATCCGCGCCCACACGGTCGAACAGGTCCGCGCCGCCGAGGAGACGCTGCTGGCGGAGCTGCCCGAGGGCGCGCTGATGCAGCGGGCGGCCCATGGCCTGGCCCACGCCGTGCTCGACCTGCTCGGGGGCGGCTACGGGGGGCGGGTGCTGCTGCTGGTCGGGTCGGGCGACAACGGCGGCGACGCCCTCTACGCCGGCGCGGTGCTCGCGCGGCGCGGGGCGTACGTCGAGGCGTGGTTGCTTGCCGAGAAGGTGCATCCGGGCGGGGCAGATGCCCTCAAGCGAGCCGGAGGCACCTTGCGGCGTCTCGATACGCCCTCGCCTAGCGGCTCGGGCTACTCGACGAGCGGATCGGCTCGGTGGTCGAGTCGGGAGCGCGCGCAGCGAGCGACCGGATCGAGACCCCGCAGCTTCGACGTGGTCGTCGACGGGATCGTGGGCATCGGCGGCCGTCCGCCGCTTCGCGCCGATGCGGCCGCAGCCCTCGAGCAGGTCGCCGGCATCCCGATGGTGGCGGTCGACACCCCGTCCGGCGTCGATGTCGACAGCGGGGAGCTGGCGGGGCCGCACGTCTCAGCCGACGTGACGGTCACGTTCGGCACGCACAAGGTCGCGCACCTGGTCGACCCGGCGGCCCTGCACAGCGGCGTGGTCCACCTGGTCGACATCGGTCTCGACCTGCCTGCTCCGGCCCTCGAGGCGCTGCAACCGGACGACGTGGCGGCGCTGCTGCCGTCGCCGGACCCCCACGCCCACAAGTACACCCGCGGCGTGGTCGGCGTCCGCGCCGGCTCCTCGACCTACCCCGGCGCCGCGCTGCTCAGCGTGGCCGGCGCCGACTGCGGGCTGGCCGGCATGGTCCGCTACGTCGGCGATCCGGCCGTGCAGGAGCTGGTCCGCGCCGCCCACCCGGAGGTGGTCGGCGACGGTCGCGTCCAGGCCTGGGTTGTCGGGTCGGGCGCCGACGACGGCGCCAAGGACTCGCTGCGCACCGCGCTGACCGACGACCTGCCCCTGGTCGTCGACGCCGACGCGCTCGCGTTCGCCGACCTGGTAACCGGGTTGCCGGCCGTGCTGACGCCCCACGCCGGCGAGCTCGCGGGGATGCTCGGCGTCGACCGCGCTGACGTCGAGGCCCGCCCTCTCCACCACGTCCGGGAGGCCGCCGAGCTCTACCGCACCACGGTGCTGCTCAAGGGCCGCCATTCGCTGGTCGCCGAGCCCGGCCGGCCGGTGCGCGTCACCACGACCGGCACGCCGTGGCTCGCCACGGCCGGTGCCGGCGACGTGCTGGGGGGCGTGATCGGAGCCCTGCTCGCCACCGGCCTGACGCCGTACGACGCCGCGTCGGTCGGCTCGTGGCTGCACGGCGCGGCGGCGACGTACGCCTCCCAGGGCGGCCCGATCGTGGCCGGTGACGTGGCGCGCGCACTACCGGTGGTCGTCGCGAGCCTCACCCGGTGA
- a CDS encoding holo-ACP synthase has protein sequence MAVIGVGIDVCELDRFAASIERTPALAVRLFTEAERTLPVASLAARFAAKEALAKALGAPRGMEWHDAEVIREESGRPVFQIRGTVRARAEALGVERIHLSLSHDAGIASAMVVLES, from the coding sequence ATGGCGGTGATCGGGGTCGGCATCGACGTCTGCGAGCTCGACCGCTTCGCCGCGTCGATCGAGCGCACGCCGGCGCTCGCCGTCCGCCTCTTCACCGAGGCCGAGCGGACCCTGCCGGTGGCGTCCCTCGCCGCCCGGTTCGCCGCCAAGGAGGCGCTGGCCAAGGCGCTCGGCGCCCCCCGCGGGATGGAGTGGCACGACGCCGAGGTGATCCGCGAGGAGTCGGGCCGTCCGGTCTTCCAGATCCGCGGCACGGTGCGAGCGCGCGCCGAGGCCCTGGGTGTCGAGCGCATCCACCTCTCGCTCTCCCACGACGCGGGGATCGCGTCGGCCATGGTGGTCCTCGAGTCATGA
- the glmS gene encoding glutamine--fructose-6-phosphate transaminase (isomerizing), with protein MCGIVGYVGPQRAQDVVVDGLRRLEYRGYDSAGVAIVHDGELVVAKRAGKLANLEKELADRPLPAAHTGIGHTRWATHGPPNDANAHPHTGGARRIALVHNGIIENFAELRGRIEADDHVFLSETDTEIAAHLVELQVQSGVDLPTAMQRVCQQLDGAFTLVAVDAEDPDRVVAARRNSPLVVGLGEGENFLGSDVAAFIEHTREALELGQDQIVTITRDDVTVTDFWGTPVEVERFHVDWDLSAAEKDGHDWFMRKEIFEQPRAVADSLIGRRGVGGLLQLDEMRLADEEIRDLDKIIIIACGTSFYAGMVAKYAIEHWTRTPVEVELASEFRYRDPIVDHTTLVVAISQSGETADTLQAIRHAKSQRAKVLAICNTNGSSIPRESDAVIYTHAGPEIGVASTKGFLTQLVACYLLALYVAQVKGTRYGDEINEIMGQLEAMPGHVETVLEQAESVYELARAHVDARSVLFLGRHAGYPVALEGALKLKELAYLHAEGFAAGELKHGPIALVEDGLPVLCVVPPRGRDQLHGKMLSGIQEVRARGARTICLAEEGDEKIVPYADHLIRLPEVPVLLQPLVAIVPLQLFACELASALGHDVDQPRNLAKSVTVE; from the coding sequence ATGTGCGGGATCGTCGGCTACGTCGGGCCCCAGCGGGCGCAAGACGTCGTCGTCGACGGGCTGCGGCGGCTGGAGTACCGCGGCTACGACTCCGCCGGGGTCGCCATCGTGCACGACGGCGAGCTGGTCGTGGCCAAGCGCGCCGGCAAGCTCGCCAACCTCGAGAAGGAGCTGGCCGACCGCCCGCTCCCGGCGGCGCACACCGGCATCGGGCACACCCGGTGGGCGACGCACGGCCCGCCCAACGACGCCAACGCGCACCCGCACACCGGAGGTGCCCGCCGGATCGCGCTGGTGCACAACGGGATCATCGAGAACTTCGCGGAGCTGCGGGGACGGATCGAGGCCGACGACCACGTCTTCCTCTCCGAGACGGACACCGAGATCGCAGCCCACCTCGTCGAGTTGCAGGTGCAGTCGGGTGTCGACCTGCCAACGGCGATGCAGCGGGTCTGCCAGCAGCTCGACGGCGCCTTCACCCTCGTCGCCGTCGACGCCGAGGACCCCGACCGGGTGGTGGCTGCCCGCCGCAACAGCCCGTTGGTCGTCGGGCTCGGCGAGGGGGAGAACTTCCTCGGCTCCGACGTCGCGGCGTTCATCGAGCACACCCGGGAGGCGCTCGAGCTCGGACAGGACCAGATCGTCACGATCACCCGCGACGACGTCACCGTCACCGACTTCTGGGGCACCCCGGTGGAGGTCGAGCGCTTCCACGTCGATTGGGACCTTTCGGCGGCCGAGAAGGACGGCCACGACTGGTTCATGCGCAAGGAGATCTTCGAGCAGCCGCGCGCGGTCGCCGACTCTTTGATCGGCCGCCGCGGAGTCGGGGGCCTGCTCCAGCTCGACGAGATGCGGCTGGCGGACGAGGAGATCCGCGACCTCGACAAGATCATCATCATCGCGTGCGGCACGTCGTTCTACGCCGGCATGGTCGCGAAGTACGCCATCGAGCACTGGACCCGCACCCCGGTCGAGGTGGAGCTCGCCTCGGAGTTCCGCTACCGCGACCCGATCGTCGACCACACCACCCTGGTCGTCGCGATCAGCCAGTCCGGCGAGACCGCCGACACGCTGCAGGCGATCCGGCACGCCAAGAGCCAGCGGGCCAAGGTGCTGGCCATCTGCAACACCAACGGCTCTTCCATCCCGCGCGAGTCCGACGCCGTGATCTACACCCACGCCGGACCCGAGATCGGGGTGGCGTCGACCAAGGGCTTCCTGACGCAGCTGGTCGCCTGCTACCTGCTGGCGCTCTACGTCGCCCAGGTCAAGGGCACCCGCTACGGCGACGAGATCAACGAGATCATGGGCCAGCTCGAGGCCATGCCCGGGCACGTCGAGACGGTGCTCGAGCAGGCCGAGTCCGTCTACGAGCTCGCGCGGGCACACGTCGACGCCCGGTCGGTCCTCTTCCTCGGCCGGCACGCCGGCTACCCGGTCGCCCTGGAGGGCGCGCTGAAGCTGAAGGAGCTGGCCTACCTGCACGCCGAGGGCTTCGCCGCCGGGGAGCTCAAGCACGGGCCGATCGCCCTGGTGGAGGACGGCCTGCCGGTGCTGTGCGTCGTACCTCCCCGCGGGCGCGACCAGCTGCACGGGAAGATGCTGAGCGGCATCCAGGAGGTCCGGGCCCGGGGAGCGCGCACCATCTGCCTGGCGGAGGAGGGCGACGAGAAGATCGTGCCGTACGCCGACCACCTGATCCGGCTCCCGGAGGTCCCGGTGCTGCTCCAGCCCCTCGTCGCGATCGTGCCGCTCCAGCTGTTCGCCTGCGAGCTGGCGAGCGCGCTCGGCCACGACGTCGACCAGCCGCGCAACCTGGCCAAGTCCGTGACAGTCGAGTGA
- the coaA gene encoding type I pantothenate kinase, with protein MHEREQGEDLHRESSPYLELDRATWAALASETKSPLTEDEVLALRGLGDALDLDEIVQVYLPLSRLLSLRVEAAGNLHRAQQEFLHRKTPPRTPFVIGLAGSVAAGKSTTARVLQQMLARWPAHPNVALVTTDGFLYPNAELERRGLLDRKGFPESYDRRALMKFVVDIKSGRDEVLAPRYSHLIYDVVPDEKVVVNSPDILILEGLNVLQPARARGDGRTGLGLSDFFDFSIFVDAAVAHIRDWYVDRFLRLRETAFRDPDSYFAKYAQLTHDVAVDEARRIWDTINGPNLEQNVLPTRSRATLVLRKDADHSVRYVRLRKI; from the coding sequence ATGCACGAGCGCGAGCAGGGCGAGGACCTCCACCGCGAGTCCTCGCCGTACCTCGAGCTCGACCGGGCCACCTGGGCCGCACTCGCCTCGGAGACGAAGAGCCCGCTGACCGAGGACGAGGTCCTGGCGCTCCGCGGACTGGGCGATGCGCTCGACCTCGACGAGATCGTCCAGGTCTACCTGCCGCTGTCACGCCTGCTGAGCCTCCGGGTCGAGGCGGCGGGCAACCTCCACCGAGCACAGCAGGAGTTCCTGCACCGGAAGACGCCGCCGCGGACGCCGTTCGTGATCGGCCTCGCCGGCTCGGTGGCGGCCGGGAAGTCGACCACCGCGCGGGTGCTCCAGCAGATGCTGGCGCGCTGGCCGGCGCACCCCAACGTCGCGCTGGTCACGACCGACGGCTTCCTCTACCCCAACGCCGAGCTCGAGCGCCGCGGCCTGCTGGACCGCAAGGGCTTCCCCGAGTCCTACGACCGGCGCGCTCTCATGAAGTTCGTCGTCGACATCAAGTCCGGCAGGGACGAGGTGCTCGCGCCGCGGTACTCCCACCTCATCTACGACGTCGTGCCGGACGAGAAGGTCGTGGTCAACAGCCCCGACATCCTCATCCTCGAGGGCCTCAACGTCCTCCAGCCCGCACGGGCGCGCGGTGACGGGCGCACCGGGCTCGGCCTGTCCGACTTCTTCGACTTCTCGATCTTCGTCGACGCTGCCGTCGCCCACATCCGGGACTGGTACGTCGACCGCTTCCTCCGCCTCCGCGAGACGGCGTTCCGCGATCCCGACTCCTACTTCGCCAAGTACGCCCAGCTCACCCACGACGTGGCCGTCGACGAGGCGCGCCGGATCTGGGACACGATCAACGGCCCCAACCTGGAGCAGAACGTGCTCCCCACCCGCTCCCGCGCCACCCTGGTGCTGCGCAAGGACGCCGACCACTCGGTCCGCTACGTGCGGCTCAGGAAGATATGA
- the glmM gene encoding phosphoglucosamine mutase has protein sequence MRIFGTDGVRGLANGQLTGELALGLGVAAARVLVEHGGLGSGRKRPLAVVGRDTRISGQFLEHAVVAGLASAGVDVLRLRVLPTPGVAYFTDALGADVGVVISASHNPMPDNGIKFLARGGVKLDDALEREIEDHLYQEWERPTGAEVGRVTPYGPTVAEYAAHLLATLDKPLAGLRVVLDCANGAASEVGPQAFADAGAEVIAIGAEPDGLNINDGCGSTHLEPLRRAVVEHGAAAGFAVDGDADRCLAVDHTGAVVDGDQIMAILALAMQETGDLVDNTLVATVMSNLGLVQALTAAGVTVRQTAVGDRYVLEAMRAGGYTLGGEQSGHVIMRAHATTGDGLLTALHVMQRMVVTGSSLRDLARVMTRLPQVLVNVPGVDKDRCDDAELLAAVEVAEAGLGDTGRVLLRPSGTEPLVRVMVEAPTAEQAQSVADGLADVVRARLAL, from the coding sequence GTGCGGATCTTCGGCACGGACGGGGTCCGGGGCCTGGCCAACGGTCAGCTGACCGGGGAGCTGGCCCTGGGCCTCGGCGTCGCCGCGGCCCGTGTGCTCGTCGAGCACGGCGGGCTCGGCAGCGGCCGCAAGCGTCCGCTCGCGGTGGTCGGGCGCGACACCCGGATCTCCGGGCAGTTCCTCGAGCACGCGGTCGTCGCCGGACTCGCGTCCGCCGGCGTCGACGTCCTGCGGCTGCGGGTGCTGCCGACCCCGGGAGTCGCCTACTTCACCGACGCCCTCGGGGCCGATGTGGGCGTGGTGATCTCCGCGTCGCACAACCCGATGCCCGACAACGGCATCAAGTTCCTTGCCCGCGGCGGGGTGAAGCTCGACGACGCGCTCGAGCGCGAGATCGAGGACCACCTGTACCAGGAGTGGGAGCGACCCACCGGCGCCGAGGTGGGCAGGGTGACGCCGTACGGCCCGACCGTCGCGGAATACGCCGCGCACCTCCTCGCCACCCTCGACAAGCCGCTCGCGGGACTCCGGGTGGTCCTCGACTGCGCCAACGGCGCCGCCAGCGAGGTCGGCCCGCAGGCGTTCGCCGACGCCGGCGCCGAGGTGATCGCGATCGGCGCGGAGCCAGACGGCCTCAACATCAACGACGGCTGCGGCTCCACCCACCTGGAGCCGCTCCGGCGCGCGGTCGTCGAGCACGGCGCCGCTGCCGGCTTCGCCGTCGACGGCGATGCCGACCGCTGCCTGGCCGTCGACCACACCGGCGCGGTCGTCGACGGCGACCAGATCATGGCGATCCTCGCCCTCGCGATGCAGGAGACGGGCGACCTCGTCGACAACACGCTCGTGGCGACGGTGATGAGCAACCTCGGCCTGGTGCAGGCGCTCACCGCCGCCGGGGTCACCGTCCGCCAGACCGCGGTCGGCGACCGCTACGTGCTCGAGGCCATGCGCGCCGGCGGCTACACGCTCGGCGGCGAGCAGTCGGGCCACGTGATCATGCGGGCGCACGCGACCACCGGCGACGGCCTGCTGACCGCCCTGCACGTGATGCAGCGGATGGTCGTCACCGGGAGCAGCCTTCGCGACCTCGCCAGGGTGATGACCCGGCTGCCCCAGGTGCTGGTCAACGTCCCCGGCGTCGACAAGGACCGGTGCGACGACGCCGAGCTGCTCGCCGCCGTCGAGGTCGCCGAGGCCGGTCTGGGCGACACCGGCCGGGTGCTGCTGCGCCCGTCCGGCACCGAGCCGCTGGTGCGGGTGATGGTCGAGGCTCCGACCGCCGAGCAGGCGCAGTCGGTCGCCGACGGGCTTGCGGACGTCGTCCGGGCACGCTTGGCCTTGTAG
- the rpsI gene encoding 30S ribosomal protein S9, whose amino-acid sequence MADTTESTTESTDVEETFESDEQGLAYTSETSPSAAVASDRPATIAPGAATGRRKEAVARVRIVPGTGVWTINGRTLESYFPNKLHQQVVNEPFTALGLEGRFDVIARIHGGGITGQAGALRLGVARSLNAIDLDANRATLKKAGLLTRDARATERKKAGLKKARKAPQYSKR is encoded by the coding sequence GTGGCTGACACCACCGAGAGCACCACCGAGAGCACCGACGTCGAGGAGACCTTCGAGTCCGACGAGCAGGGCCTCGCCTACACCAGCGAGACCTCCCCGTCGGCCGCCGTCGCCTCCGACCGCCCGGCGACCATCGCGCCCGGCGCGGCCACCGGCCGCCGCAAGGAGGCGGTCGCCCGCGTCCGGATCGTCCCGGGCACCGGCGTCTGGACCATCAACGGCCGCACCCTCGAGTCGTACTTCCCCAACAAGCTGCACCAGCAGGTCGTCAACGAGCCGTTCACGGCACTCGGCCTCGAGGGCCGCTTCGACGTGATCGCCCGCATCCACGGCGGCGGCATCACCGGCCAGGCCGGTGCCCTCCGCCTCGGCGTGGCCCGGTCGCTCAACGCGATCGACCTCGACGCCAACCGTGCGACGCTCAAGAAGGCCGGCCTACTGACCCGCGACGCCCGGGCGACCGAGCGCAAGAAGGCGGGCCTCAAGAAGGCTCGTAAGGCTCCGCAGTACAGCAAGCGCTGA
- the rplM gene encoding 50S ribosomal protein L13, whose translation MRTYAPKPGDVERQWLVIDATDVPLGRLATTAANLLRGKHKAMFAPNFDAGDYVIIINAEKVSLSGNKRENKMVYRHSGYPGGLTATPIGEVIDKDARKAIEKAVWGMVPKNKLGRQMVKKLKVYSGPAHPHQAQQAVPFEIKKISQ comes from the coding sequence ATGCGCACCTATGCCCCGAAGCCCGGCGACGTCGAGCGCCAGTGGCTCGTGATCGACGCGACGGATGTCCCGCTCGGTCGCCTCGCCACCACTGCCGCCAACCTGTTGCGCGGCAAGCACAAGGCGATGTTCGCCCCCAACTTCGACGCCGGTGACTACGTCATCATCATCAACGCGGAGAAGGTCTCGCTGAGCGGCAACAAGCGGGAGAACAAGATGGTCTACCGCCACTCCGGCTACCCGGGTGGTCTGACCGCGACGCCGATCGGCGAGGTCATCGACAAGGACGCCCGCAAGGCCATCGAGAAGGCCGTGTGGGGCATGGTCCCCAAGAACAAGCTCGGCCGTCAGATGGTCAAGAAGCTGAAGGTCTACTCCGGCCCCGCCCACCCGCACCAGGCCCAGCAGGCCGTCCCCTTCGAGATCAAGAAGATCTCCCAGTGA
- a CDS encoding bile acid:sodium symporter family protein — translation MDSALLSVGLPIALAIIMFGLGLSLTVDDFRRIGRDPKPVAIALGAQVLLLPAVCFGLVVAFDLDPLLAVGMMLLAASPGGTTANLFSHLFRGDVALNVTLTAVNSVIAVVTLPIVVNLSVEYFDPEGAGDVGLQLGKTLQVFAIVLVPVAIGMVVRRSAPGFADSADKPVRIASAVVLALVICGALLAERDNLADYLTDIGPAAVVFCVCSLTLGYLLPRLAGVDERQSLSSAFEVGIHNSTLAIAVAISVLDSETLAVPPAVYGVLMFPLALIAGFVIRRLHHPAGQRLPADS, via the coding sequence ATGGACTCCGCGCTGCTGTCGGTCGGCCTGCCGATCGCGCTCGCGATCATCATGTTCGGCCTCGGCCTGTCGCTCACGGTCGACGACTTCCGCCGGATCGGGCGGGACCCGAAGCCGGTGGCGATCGCCCTCGGCGCCCAGGTGCTGCTGCTGCCGGCGGTGTGCTTCGGGCTGGTGGTCGCGTTCGACCTCGACCCGTTGCTGGCGGTGGGGATGATGCTGCTCGCGGCCTCCCCCGGTGGCACGACGGCCAACCTGTTCAGCCACCTGTTCCGCGGCGATGTCGCGCTCAACGTGACCCTCACGGCGGTCAACTCGGTGATCGCGGTCGTCACCCTGCCGATCGTGGTCAACCTGTCCGTCGAGTACTTCGACCCCGAGGGCGCGGGCGACGTCGGCCTCCAGCTCGGCAAGACGCTGCAGGTCTTCGCGATCGTGCTGGTCCCGGTCGCCATCGGCATGGTGGTCCGCCGGTCCGCGCCGGGCTTCGCCGACAGCGCGGACAAGCCGGTCCGGATCGCCTCCGCGGTGGTCCTCGCCCTCGTCATCTGCGGTGCGCTGCTGGCCGAACGCGACAACCTCGCCGACTACCTCACCGACATCGGTCCGGCAGCCGTGGTGTTCTGCGTCTGCAGCCTGACCCTCGGCTACCTGCTGCCGCGCCTCGCCGGCGTCGACGAGCGCCAGTCGCTGTCGTCCGCGTTCGAGGTCGGCATCCACAACAGCACGCTGGCCATCGCGGTCGCGATCAGCGTGCTCGACAGCGAGACGCTCGCCGTACCGCCCGCCGTGTACGGCGTCCTGATGTTCCCGCTCGCGCTGATCGCGGGGTTCGTCATCCGGCGGCTGCACCACCCTGCGGGACAGCGGCTACCGGCCGATTCGTGA
- a CDS encoding citrate synthase has translation MTDSLTVRDNRTGAEYEIPITDGTIRAADLGQIKAADDQPGLATYDPGFVNTASCRSSVTYIDGEAGILEYRGYPIEQLAEKSSFLEVAYLLIHGDLPTKDQYDDWVHHITYHTFVHENVKAFMQGFRYDAHPMGMLMASVGALSTFYPEASDIADADNRHIQMVRMIAKMPTLGAWAFRHAQGKPYVYPDNDLSYSENFLSMLFKMSEVKYDPDPRIAKALDTLFILHADHEQNCSTNAVRSVGSSQVDPYSAVAAGIGALFGPLHGGANEAVLKMLRRIGKTSEIPAFIDGVKNGNERLMGFGHRVYKNYDPRAKIIKKACDDVFEVTGVNPLLEVAMELEKIALEDEYFVKRKLYPNVDFYSGLIYEALQFPPEMFTVLFAIGRTPGWLAQWLELVQDKEQKIARPKQIYTGERKLDFVPAEERWA, from the coding sequence GTGACTGACTCTCTCACCGTACGCGACAACCGCACCGGCGCGGAGTACGAGATCCCGATCACCGACGGCACCATCCGCGCGGCTGACCTGGGACAGATCAAGGCGGCTGACGACCAGCCCGGCCTTGCGACGTACGACCCCGGCTTCGTCAACACCGCCTCGTGTCGCAGCTCCGTGACCTACATCGACGGCGAGGCCGGGATCCTCGAGTACCGCGGATACCCGATCGAGCAGCTGGCGGAGAAGTCCAGCTTCCTCGAGGTCGCCTACCTCCTCATCCACGGAGACCTGCCGACCAAGGATCAGTACGACGACTGGGTCCACCACATCACGTACCACACCTTCGTCCACGAGAACGTCAAGGCGTTCATGCAGGGGTTCCGCTACGACGCACACCCGATGGGGATGCTGATGGCGTCGGTCGGGGCCCTGTCGACGTTCTACCCCGAGGCCTCCGACATCGCCGACGCCGACAACCGGCACATCCAGATGGTGCGGATGATCGCCAAGATGCCGACCCTCGGCGCCTGGGCGTTCCGTCACGCGCAGGGGAAGCCCTACGTCTACCCCGACAACGACCTGAGCTACTCGGAGAACTTCCTCTCCATGCTGTTCAAGATGAGCGAGGTCAAGTACGACCCGGACCCGCGCATCGCGAAGGCGCTCGACACCCTCTTCATCCTGCACGCCGACCACGAGCAGAACTGCTCGACCAATGCGGTCCGCTCGGTCGGCTCCTCGCAGGTCGACCCGTACTCCGCGGTCGCCGCCGGCATCGGCGCGCTCTTCGGCCCGCTGCACGGCGGCGCCAACGAGGCGGTGCTCAAGATGCTGCGCCGGATCGGCAAGACGTCCGAGATCCCGGCCTTCATCGACGGCGTCAAGAACGGCAACGAGCGGCTGATGGGCTTCGGCCACCGGGTCTACAAGAACTACGACCCGCGCGCGAAGATCATCAAGAAGGCCTGCGACGACGTCTTCGAGGTCACCGGCGTCAACCCGCTGCTCGAGGTCGCGATGGAGCTGGAGAAGATCGCGCTCGAGGACGAGTACTTCGTCAAGCGCAAGCTCTACCCCAACGTGGACTTCTACTCCGGCCTGATCTACGAGGCGCTGCAGTTCCCGCCGGAGATGTTCACGGTCCTCTTCGCGATCGGCCGCACCCCCGGCTGGCTGGCCCAGTGGCTGGAGCTGGTGCAGGACAAGGAGCAGAAGATCGCCCGGCCCAAGCAGATCTACACCGGCGAGCGCAAGCTCGACTTCGTGCCGGCCGAGGAGCGCTGGGCCTGA